The window CGCCAGGCCATCGAGGAGTGCAAGCGGGCGATCCTGGCGCTGCCCGAGCACTCGGAGCGGCAGAAGGACGCGGTGGTGCGGCTCATCCACCTCCGCCtcaagctgcaggagctgaaggtggggacggggacgaggtTGAGGGGGGTCTccatggccgggggggggggggggggagcggggggagtcTCCACGCcgactgccccccccccccccccacctccgcAGGACCCCAGCGAGGACGAGCCCAACATCCGGGTGGTCCTGGAGCATCGCTTCTACAAGGAGAAGAGCAAGAGCGTGAAGCAGACGTGCGACAAGTGCAGCACCATCATCTGGGGCCTCATCCAGACCTGGTACACCTGCACAGGTGGGGCCGGGACCCCCGTCCCCCaccccgcgtccccgtccccacgctgACGGCCGCCCGTCCCCGCAGGCTGCTACTACCGGTGCCACAGCAAGTGCCTGCCGCTGGTGAGCAAGGCCTGCGTGCGGGCCAAGGTCAGCCATCAGGCCGAGTACCAGCTCAGCATCTGCCCCGAGAGCGGGCTGGACAGCCAGGACTACCGCTGCGCCGAGTGCCGTGCCCCCGTCTCCCTCCGTGAGGCTGcacccgccgcggcggggggctggggggagccgggggccgcAGGGGgctcggtggggctgggggggtgcgtggggctgggctcCTTTGgcggctgccgtggggctggggggctgggggatgtgtggggctgggctccctcgggggctctgtggggctgggggctggaggatgtgtggggctgggctcctttgggggctgtgtggggctgggggcagctggggggctgggggatgtgtggggctgggCTCCCTCAGGGGCTATGTGAGGCTGGGGGCTGGAGGATGTGTGGGGCTGGGCTCCTTTGGGGGTTGCCTGGGGCTGGGAACTGGGGGacgtgtggggctgggagctctgtggggctggggggagctgggggccagggctgcgtggggctggggggctgtggggtgggggatgtgtggggctgggctgctttgggggctgcgtggggctggggggagctgagggtcggggctctgtggggctgtgtggggccgGGAGCTATGGGGGGTcagggctgcgtggggctgggggggcgcaCGGGAAGGGGacgccggggccccgccgcgtCCCCGGGTGCTGCCGCAGGTCCCACGGCGGGCGCGTGGCGTGGGGCGAGCGGGGCGCGGTGcggcgccggtgccggtgccaaCGTGCGTGCCGGCGCGTGTGCCGCCGCAGGGGGGGTGCCCAGCGAGGCCCGGCAGTGCGACTACACCGGCCTCTACTACTGCAGCGGCTGCCACTGGAACGACCTGGCCGTCGTGCCCGCCCGCGCCATCCACAACTGGGACTTCGAGCCCCGCAAGGTGCCCTCGGCgtggggcgggggctgggggggaccagGGTCCCGGGGGGGGCTGTGGCCCTGGGGTAGAGGTCACTTGGGGGGCCAGGTGCCTGCtcatgggggtccctggggccaTGTCCCTGGTTGGAGGTCACTTGGGGGgccatgtccctgctcatgggggtccctgggggctgTGGCCCTGGTTGGAGGTCACTTGGGGGGCCGTGTCCCTGCtcatgggggtccctggggccaTGTCCCTGGTTGGAGGTCACTTGGGGGGCCAGGTCCCTGCtcatgggggtccctgggggctgTGTCCCTGGTTGGAGGTCACTTGGGGgccatgtccctgctcatggGGGTCCTTGGGGCCATGTCCCTGGTTGGAGGTCACTTGGGGGGCCAGGTCCCTGCtcatgggggtccctgggggccgTGGCCCTGGTTGGAGGTCACTTGGGGGTCTGTGTCCCTGTGCATGAGGGTCCCCAGGGGCTGCATCCCTGCATAGCGGtcacttgggggtggggggggccgtGTCCCCACGGCTGCGTCCCTGGCGATGGGGTCCCTGGGCGGCGGTGCCGAgggtccccggggccgcggcggcggggatgGCCCGGTGCCCGCGGGGTGacggcggccccggccgcgggcgggcaggTGTCGCGCTGCAGCATGCGGTACCTGGCGCTGATGGTGTCGCGGCCCGTGCTGAAGCTGCGGGAGATCAACCCGCTGCTCTTCAACTACGTGGAGGAGCTGGTGGAGATCCGggtgagcggggcgggcggcggggccggcgtgGCGGAGGGAGCGTGGGgcgagcaggagggagaggggggacccCGGCGGCACCCGCCGGGTCCCAcagagggggagcagggcaggggtgggggtcGGCCCCAAACCGAACTTGACCCGGCCTGACCTCGTCCCCGtcgcatccctgtccccatcccatcctcgTCCCACTCCCGCCCCACTCCcgtccccctcctgtcccctccgtCCCGTCCCCCTGCAGAAGCTGCGCCAGGACATCCTGCTCATGAAGCCCTACTTCATCACCTGCAAGGAGGCGATGGAGgcgcggctgctgctgcaggtcactTGGGGGGCCATGTCCCTGCTTGGAGGTCACTTGGGGGGCCAGGTCCCTGGTTGGAGGTCACTTGGGGGGCCGTGTCCCTGCtcatgggggtccctgggggccaTGTCCCTGGTTGGAGGTCACTTCGGGGGGGgccatgtccctgctcatgggggtccctgggggccgTGTCCCTGGTTGGAGGTCACTTGGGGGgccatgtccctgctcatgggggtccctgggggccaTGTCCCTGGTTGGAGGTCACTTCGGGGGGGgccatgtccctgctcatgggggtccctgggggccaAGTCCCTGGTTGGAGGTCACTTGGGGGgccatgtccctgctcatgggggtccctgggggccgTGGCCCTGGTTGGAGGTCACATGGGGGTCTGTGTCCCTGTGCATGAGGGTCCCCAGGGGCTGCATCCCTGCATAGCGGtcacttggggtgggggggggggggggccgtgtcCCCACGGCTGCGTCCCTGGCGATGGGGTTGCCCCACCGTGGGCAGCCGAGCCGGGGGAGCCTGGgaccgcggggcggcggcgcggcggtgACGGCGCGGCGGTGACGGGCCGTCCGCCTGCAGCTGCAGGACCGGCAGCACTTTGTGGAGAACGACGAGATGTACTCGCTGCAGGACCTCATCGACATCGAGGCCGGGCGCCTGAGCTGCTCCCTGACCGAGATCCACACCCTCTTCGCCAAGCACATCAAGCTGGACTGCGAGGTgagcccggcgccgcggggcagCCTCAGCCGCGACCCACGGCGCGGCTCCCGCGGGGCCAAGCGACGCCTGCGGGGTGGGGACGcgccgggggtccccgccgggcGCCGTTTGGACCCTCTGCCCGCTcccgccccagcgctgccaggCGAAAGGCTTCGTCTGCGAGCTCTGCAAGGAGGGCGACGTGCTCTTCCCCTTCGACAGCCACACCTCCGTCTGCACCGACTGCTCCGCCGTCTTCCACAGGTACGGCACGGCGCCGGGGacggccgcctcccgccgggccCGCAGATACGgcaccggggaaggggggggggggggggacgcggcacGGGTGACGCCGGGGCgggtgccgtggggtgacccCGCGCTGTCCCCTCCCCGCAGGGACTGCTACTACGACAACTCCACCACCTGCCCCAAGTGCGCCCGGCTCAGCCTGCGCAAGCGGTCCCTCTTCCAGGACTGCGGCACCGAGGCGGAGCCCTAATGGGGGgcccggccccacggccgccccccgACCCGCCACGGGGCCCTGGGAcggagcggggcagcccccggctctgCGGGGCAGCCGGGACCCTCGGCGGGGACCGGGGAGGTGCCGGGACCCGGTGACGGCCCCGTGGCAGCTCCCGCCGTCGTCGACGCCTGGGGCTCGCCCGctcggggccgcgggcggggcggggcaggggtcCGGTGCCGGCGGCCGTGCGGCGTGGGCGAGCGTGCCGGCTGAGCCGGAGCGACGGGCGCTACCGGGGAGGGCGAGCGCGGTGGGGCGGGGCCCAAGGGCCACCCCGAACCGGCCTCGCCGGCCCCGTGGGctcctggagggggggggggggcgggaagagGCAGGAACGGGGGGGGAAccccgccaccccccccagcacacTACGGGGATAACGCTGCTGATTCTGGGGGAGGACGCCCGGTCCCGGGGCAgagctcccggggctgcgggggggccggggccgggcagggcaccGGAtggggccgctccccgccccgccggcaccccccctcccccccccccccggtttccTGTAGCATTAACGAGGCCTCTTTGCGCAACCCAGCACTCGTGTCCCTGCTttggcgcggcggggccggggggggcgggcgggggctgcgggccgggggctccggtcggggctggggccggggccggggctggggctgccctcgCCCTGCAGGGCGAGCACCGGGGCTGCCCCGCACCTCCACGCCCGGGCTCTCCCCGTGTGCGGCCCCGTCCCCTGGGGCCTCCCGGGACCCGGGCCGCGCCGTCCCGGTGCCGCTCCTGCGCATGCGCGCCGGGAGAAGGGTGGGGGTGGGTGTCGCGCCCCGTGACGTCATGGGTGCGCGCCGAGGCGGGGCCCGCTCCCGGTCTCCCGCCCACCGGGAGGgcccgcgggcagcgctgccccggtACCGGGCGGGTTCTCCTCGGGCCGGCTCTGCGCCCTGCCCGGTGCGGCCCGGGGCCTCCCCGCCGcttcccccgccccgggcccgagGGAGCCCCGTGTCCCGCCCCGGCGGtgcctccccccccaccccccccccccccccgcggcgagGGAGACGGGCAGAGCCGCGGCGGTGGTGGGTCGGTCGGTCGGTTTTACCGGAACACAACGCTGCTACATGAGGACCgggcgggcaccggcaccggccgtgccccgccgggccgggcggcacctcccgcccgggccgccgctcccgccagccggggccgcgggcagccccgggtcccgggggcgggggaggggggtgggggccCGGttgccccttccccggggccggtCCGCCGTGCCTCCGGGCgagccgccgctccccgcggcacCAGTCCTGCGCCCCGGGCTCcaagggcggcggggcgggagggagcggccGGTCCCGGCGCGTCCCCGTGTccatccccggggccggggcagcccctaGGGCTCCCGGGGCCGCTCGGCGGGCAGGAAGGCGTCCGGGGGTGCCGGTGGCAGCTCCGGGTCGCTGAGGTGCTTCTTCTCCCGGCCCTGCTCCCGCGCCCGGGTCCAGGAGGGCGAGCGCAGGTACCCGGCCCGCGGCACCGCCtgcggctgcagccctggggggaCAGACGGCTcagggacggacggacgggcgggcgggcgcgggcccgggcccgggccggccccgctcgcTCACCGCTGGGCGACTCTCCGGCCGCGTTCTCGTCGTCGGAGTCGGCGAAGACCTCGGCCAGCTCCTGGTCCGACATGTCGGTCAGCTCGGTCAGGTCCAGCAGGTCGAAGTGCACCTCCAGCGAGGAGACGCTGCTCAGCGGCTCTGCGGGCAGCGGCCGTGCTGGGCACCGGCGGGACGCCCCGGGGacgggccgggggcagcggggccgcgggtgcccggggggggtgcggggggagccggggaggggggggctggggggctggcgggggacactggggacaccagggacaggcagggacctcaggggcaggcaggggacacgggggacaccagggacaggcaggggatgttacgggcaggcaggggacaccaggggctggcagggacctcaggggcaggcaggggacacgggggacaccagggacaggcaggggatgttacgggcaggcaggggacaccgggggctggcaggggacacaggACCCCAGGGATAGGCAGGGACcccggggacaggcaggagatgCTATGGGCAGGCAGAGGAccccgggggctggcaggggacactggggaccccagggacagACCCCGGACcccggggacaggcaggagatgCTATGgacaggcaggggatggcagggacctcaggggcaggcaggggatggcaggggcaggcagggaccctgggggcaggcaggggatgcccagggcaggcaggggacactggggaccccagggacaggcaggggaccccgggggctggcagggggtaccagggacaggcaggagatgCCACGTATAGGCAGAGGAcaccagggacaggcagggaccctGGGGGCAGGTAGGAGATGctatgggcaggcaggagacaccgggggctggcaggggaccctgggggcaggcagggacctcaggggcaggcagggaacatgggggacaccagggacaggcaggggatggcaggggcaggcagggaccccaaGGGTAGGCAGGAGAtgccaggggcaggcagggaccctgggggctggcaggagatgctatgggcaggcaggggacaccagggacaggcaggagatgctgtgagcaggcaggggaccccaggagcaggcagaggacactatgggcaggcaggggacaccagggacaggcagggatcccaggggcaggcaggagatgctatgggcaggcaggggacggCAGGGGCAGACAGGGACCCTGGAGACAGGCAGAGGAcaccaggagcaggcagggactccagggacaggcaggagatgcctggggcaggcaggggatgctctgggcaggcaggggacactggggacaccagggacaggcagggaccctGAGGACAGGCAGGAGATGCTATGGGCGGGCAGGGGATGCCCGGGGCAGGGCCGCACTCACGTCTGCGCTCGGTGACCTGCAGCAGGCCggcgctggggacggggacaccaccCTGCTCCTCCGCCGGGGCTCCGGGGGTCTCCTGGGCCGGCccgtgggtgggggtccccgccGGGCACTCCGGGGCCAGCGTCTCCGTGCCGAGCTCTGCGATACCGGCACCTGCCGTGTCGGTGAcggcaggcagctccctcccGGGGCCCCACCGGCCCTCTGGGCTTCCCGGCTGAGGGGGACGGGGGCAgcgggacccgggggggggggcaggggggacgggcagagctgccctgggcccggcagcccccgtgccggcagccggcagccccgcgccccccaccctGCGCAGCCCCTTTGTGTCGGCGAGACAAAAGCGCGGCCTGTGCCGGAGGAGCCCAGACAAGGGGCGGTTTGTCTGCTGGCGAGAGCCGGCGAGGCCGAGGCAGCCGCGGTCGCGGCACGGCCCACGGTCGTGGCACCCCTCCGGGCACCGAGGGCGGGCAGGAGACCCTGCAGCACCGAGCACCGCAGCACCCGGTCCCCCGGCCCACCCGGGGCCGGTGCTGGCCAGGACGGAGCCGGCCGCGCCCTGGCACCGTGTGCCACCGGGCCCTGCCATCACCTTGCTGCTGGGTGAGACGGcacggggacgggctgggcatctcctccttccccccaggatggggacagggggacaggggacagaaatCCCCCCACCCAAAGGAGCCGGGTCGGGGAAAGGGACATTACGGGGACGTTTGGTTCGCGTTCCTGGTACACGGAGCCACAGGACACCGGCACCCCTGCCCTGACACTGGCTCTGCCGTGTCCTGACCCCGCACGGTGGGACCGGGCACCCCGCGCTGCCAGCACCTTCCCTCCGGCTGGAAAACGGGGTCCCCACCCCGCTCCAACGCCGGGAAGAGCTCCTCGGGGAGGGGGACGacactgccctgccctgctcccgcccGCTCCCACCATCCCACCCCACGCGTCACCGCGGTGCCCGGCCCCGGTGGGTGACACCGCAGCGGTGGCACCTGGAGCGTATCCTCCCCTGCTACCGGCagcctcccggccccgctccccccccatacccctccccaagcccccacCCACCGGGGCGCTGGTCCCTGTTACAGAAATCCCCTCTGGCCTCCGCCTGCATGGTCACGCCGTGCTGCCGGCCACGCCGCCGGCCACGccgccctgctccagcctgggctcacCGGCTGcctggcggggagcggggctggcatCAGGGCTGCCTCCCCGCACACCGCTCTGCTGACTCACGTCAAACCGCAGAGCCAGGCACCGGCCGGCTCCGGCCACCCCACCGGCATCGGCCCCGCTCCTGGCCGGTGGCCGGCCCGGCAGCACTGTCCCCCTGCGTGGCTCCGAAGGGCCCGGTGCCCCGGGAGGGCACGACCAGGGCCACCACCGCGACAGGGGCGCGGCACAGCCGCGTGCGGGGCACACGCAGAAGGGACGGGTCCaggggagccccggcaccgcccgtGTCACCGTGCAggaccccgctgcagcccccccgccccaatgccggggtccccccggctCCACCGGCACGGCCACCACCCCGTCCCCGAGTGCCCCGGCCCTCCGCGCTCctgcaccggcaccggcacgcCTGCTCGGGGGTGTCTGCCCCCGCACCCCCgcaccccacctccccacccgGCACCCCCCTGTGCTTCAGCCTGCCCCAGGCTCCCGGTACCCCGGCCTggcaccccactgcaccccccaccccctgggcaccccacaTCCCGTGggcaccccactgcaccccacgccccctgggcaccccactgcaccccccaccccagactCTCCCTGCACACCCTTGCCTGCACAGacaccccctgcccacccccggccccccctgcccgtgctgtgtgtccccccccgccctggggccCCCCCCatcctaccccccccccccccgcggccggggccccACGCACACGCGGGCACACACAGACACGCTCCCCCCGTGCACACCCGCACCCCCTGTGcgcccccccttgcacccccccgagccccccgcacaccccccgcccccccccccggtcccccccccgcggggcccggcccggttCCGCCCGCTGCGGGCTCCCGCCGGATggagcggcccggcccgcggccgcgGTGATGGGCGCGCCGGTCCCTTCCCTCGCCCCCGCCCTCACCTGCGGTGCCGGCCGCTCCCGGAGCCTCCATGGGccggaccggggccggggccggggccggtgccggtgctgggcggggcgggcccggtgccagcccgcagcccgcacgctcctgcccgccgcggcgggggcggttctgggggcggcgcgggggcggggggggaccgggaccggccccgcctgccccgggggaCCGGGACACCGGGGGGTGCGGAGCGGACCCGGGAGTGCGGGTCCGGGGGGCGGGAGGCacggcgggggcccggggcggggcgggacggcaGATCCGGGGTGTAGAGGAGACGGGGGGGGGAGGACACACGGGACGGGACACGGGAACCGGGGTGCGGCGGGGACCCCGGGCGTGCGGCGGGGAGTCGTGGCGCGGAGGGGAGCCGGGGCGCCGGGGGACCGCAGCTGCGGGGGCCGGGAgtgcccggggggccggggcgcagcgcAGAGCCCGGGGGAGCGGAGGGGTCtggggccggggcacggcggaacccccgggcgcggcggggccccccccggTCCCGGAGCAGGCCCCGCCGCCGTTGCCAGGGCGGGGCCCCGCGTTGCTAGGGGGCGTGTCCGGCCGCCGCGCAGCTCTCGCGAGATCCGCCCGCCCGTTGCCTGGAGACGGCGGCGCCAGCGGCGGCCGCCATGGtgagagcggggccgggccgggccgggccgggggagcccggggcggccgggggggctccgggccTGCTGCTGAAGGGTCCCCTGGAGCCGGGGGGTGCGGGCGGGGGAGGGCGGTGGGGCCCGGCCcgctcctggggaggggagggaggcgctGGGCGGCCACGGCGCTGCGGTGACCCTCGCGGGGCGGTGGCCGGGGGCCGTGGGCTTCGGGCTTCGCTGCGGGGCTGAGCTGGCAGCGGCTGGGCGAGAGCTACGGGTGTCCCGGAGGGTCTCGGAGGCCCCCGCGGGGAGCCTGGCTCCA is drawn from Mycteria americana isolate JAX WOST 10 ecotype Jacksonville Zoo and Gardens chromosome 8, USCA_MyAme_1.0, whole genome shotgun sequence and contains these coding sequences:
- the DEF8 gene encoding differentially expressed in FDCP 8 homolog isoform X3 → MAYDERLARFRQAHLNPFNKAPEQLERPDEGTPAPARQPDPSPGDPEGTLDLGLAEDHFSRPVGLILASDVQQLRQAIEECKRAILALPEHSERQKDAVVRLIHLRLKLQELKDPSEDEPNIRVVLEHRFYKEKSKSVKQTCDKCSTIIWGLIQTWLLLPVPQQVPAAGEQGLRAGQGQPSGRVPAQHLPRERAGQPGLPLRRVPCPRLPPGGAQRGPAVRLHRPLLLQRLPLERPGRRARPRHPQLGLRAPQGVALQHAVPGADGVAARAEAAGDQPAALQLRGGAGGDPEAAPGHPAHEALLHHLQGGDGGAAAAAGPAALCGERRDVLAAGPHRHRGRAPELLPDRDPHPLRQAHQAGLRALPGERLRLRALQGGRRALPLRQPHLRLHRLLRRLPQGLLLRQLHHLPQVRPAQPAQAVPLPGLRHRGGALMGGPAPRPPPDPPRGPGTERGSPRLCGAAGTLGGDRGGAGTR
- the DEF8 gene encoding differentially expressed in FDCP 8 homolog isoform X4 — encoded protein: MAYDERLARFRQAHLNPFNKAPEQLERPDEGTPAPARQPDPSPGDPEGTLDLGLAEDHFSRPVGLILASDVQQLRQAIEECKRAILALPEHSERQKDAVVRLIHLRLKLQELKDPSEDEPNIRVVLEHRFYKEKSKSVKQTCDKCSTIIWGLIQTWLLLPVPQQVPAAGEQGLRAGQGQPSGRVPAQHLPRERAGQPGLPLRRVPCPRLPPGGAQRGPAVRLHRPLLLQRLPLERPGRRARPRHPQLGLRAPQGVALQHAVPGADGVAARAEAAGDQPAALQLRGGAGGDPEAAPGHPAHEALLHHLQGGDGGAAAAAGPHRHRGRAPELLPDRDPHPLRQAHQAGLRALPGERLRLRALQGGRRALPLRQPHLRLHRLLRRLPQGLLLRQLHHLPQVRPAQPAQAVPLPGLRHRGGALMGGPAPRPPPDPPRGPGTERGSPRLCGAAGTLGGDRGGAGTR
- the DEF8 gene encoding differentially expressed in FDCP 8 homolog isoform X1 is translated as MAYDERLARFRQAHLNPFNKAPEQLERPDEGTPAPARQPDPSPGDPEGTLDLGLAEDHFSRPVGLILASDVQQLRQAIEECKRAILALPEHSERQKDAVVRLIHLRLKLQELKDPSEDEPNIRVVLEHRFYKEKSKSVKQTCDKCSTIIWGLIQTWYTCTGCYYRCHSKCLPLVSKACVRAKVSHQAEYQLSICPESGLDSQDYRCAECRAPVSLRGVPSEARQCDYTGLYYCSGCHWNDLAVVPARAIHNWDFEPRKVSRCSMRYLALMVSRPVLKLREINPLLFNYVEELVEIRKLRQDILLMKPYFITCKEAMEARLLLQLQDRQHFVENDEMYSLQDLIDIEAGRLSCSLTEIHTLFAKHIKLDCERCQAKGFVCELCKEGDVLFPFDSHTSVCTDCSAVFHRYGTAPGTAASRRARRYGTGEGGGGGDAARVTPGRVPWGDPALSPPRRDCYYDNSTTCPKCARLSLRKRSLFQDCGTEAEP
- the DEF8 gene encoding differentially expressed in FDCP 8 homolog isoform X5 produces the protein MAYDERLARFRQAHLNPFNKAPEQLERPDEGTPAPARQPDPSPGDPEGTLDLGLAEDHFSRPVGLILASDVQQLRQAIEECKRAILALPEHSERQKDAVVRLIHLRLKLQELKDPSEDEPNIRVVLEHRFYKEKSKSVKQTCDKCSTIIWGLIQTWYTCTGCYYRCHSKCLPLVSKACVRAKVSHQAEYQLSICPESGLDSQDYRCAECRAPVSLRGVPSEARQCDYTGLYYCSGCHWNDLAVVPARAIHNWDFEPRKVSRCSMRYLALMVSRPVLKLREINPLLFNYVEELVEIRKLRQDILLMKPYFITCKEAMEARLLLQLQDRQHFVENDEMYSLQDLIDIEAGRLSCSLTEIHTLFAKHIKLDCERCQAKGFVCELCKEGDVLFPFDSHTSVCTDCSAVFHRDCYYDNSTTCPKCARLSLRKRSLFQDCGTEAEP
- the DEF8 gene encoding differentially expressed in FDCP 8 homolog isoform X6, with amino-acid sequence MAYDERLARFRQAHLNPFNKAPEQLERPDEGTPAPARQPDPSPGDPEGTLDLGLAEDHFSRPVGLILASDVQQLRQAIEECKRAILALPEHSERQKDAVVRLIHLRLKLQELKDPSEDEPNIRVVLEHRFYKEKSKSVKQTCDKCSTIIWGLIQTWLLLPVPQQVPAAGEQGLRAGQGQPSGRVPAQHLPRERAGQPGLPLRRVPCPRLPPGCHWNDLAVVPARAIHNWDFEPRKVSRCSMRYLALMVSRPVLKLREINPLLFNYVEELVEIRKLRQDILLMKPYFITCKEAMEARLLLQLQDRQHFVENDEMYSLQDLIDIEAGRLSCSLTEIHTLFAKHIKLDCERCQAKGFVCELCKEGDVLFPFDSHTSVCTDCSAVFHRDCYYDNSTTCPKCARLSLRKRSLFQDCGTEAEP
- the DEF8 gene encoding differentially expressed in FDCP 8 homolog isoform X2; this translates as MAYDERLARFRQAHLNPFNKAPEQLERPDEGTPAPARQPDPSPGDPEGTLDLGLAEDHFSRPVGLILASDVQQLRQAIEECKRAILALPEHSERQKDAVVRLIHLRLKLQELKDPSEDEPNIRVVLEHRFYKEKSKSVKQTCDKCSTIIWGLIQTWLLLPVPQQVPAAGEQGLRAGQGQPSGRVPAQHLPRERAGQPGLPLRRVPCPRLPPGGAQRGPAVRLHRPLLLQRLPLERPGRRARPRHPQLGLRAPQGVALQHAVPGADGVAARAEAAGDQPAALQLRGGAGGDPEAAPGHPAHEALLHHLQGGDGGAAAAAAAGPAALCGERRDVLAAGPHRHRGRAPELLPDRDPHPLRQAHQAGLRALPGERLRLRALQGGRRALPLRQPHLRLHRLLRRLPQGLLLRQLHHLPQVRPAQPAQAVPLPGLRHRGGALMGGPAPRPPPDPPRGPGTERGSPRLCGAAGTLGGDRGGAGTR
- the DBNDD1 gene encoding dysbindin domain-containing protein 1, which translates into the protein MQAEARGDFCNRDQRPELGTETLAPECPAGTPTHGPAQETPGAPAEEQGGVPVPSAGLLQVTERRQPLSSVSSLEVHFDLLDLTELTDMSDQELAEVFADSDDENAAGESPSGLQPQAVPRAGYLRSPSWTRAREQGREKKHLSDPELPPAPPDAFLPAERPREP